One Bythopirellula goksoeyrii genomic window, TTGCGTCCCAAGCAGGAACGATTGCTACAACTCTTGCAAGATCACGGCAGCATGACTCCTGCAGAAATCTGGGCCGCGCTCGAAGTTTCGCGTCAAGGGGCGATGGACCTGCTTAATCCATTGCTCGACGCTGGATTGGTCGAGAAAATTGGCGGCAAGAAGACGGGGCGTTATACTTTGTGCAAACTTTGAACCTTCACACATAGCAGTCGATGCCAAGCTACGAATTCACATATAATGCCACCCCGGAGCTTGCTCGACAGGCTGCTCTTCGATACATCTGGCGATGTGCCGGATGGTGGTTGATTTTTCTCGTCATCGCCGTCTTATTCTGTCTTATCTCGCTGCTAAACGGAGACCACAGTTGGTACGTCATCTTATTACTGACAGCTGCATCAATCAAGATTTGGGTATGGATCAGGAGTTATCTCAAGGCGGGCTCAACAGTCCAGGCTGTCGCAAATCCTAAAGTA contains:
- a CDS encoding YcxB family protein, which gives rise to MPSYEFTYNATPELARQAALRYIWRCAGWWLIFLVIAVLFCLISLLNGDHSWYVILLLTAASIKIWVWIRSYLKAGSTVQAVANPKVTVFVDDEHLEMKYAETDTKVNWKAPIEIWRFKEIWLITHLDTKTSTYIPTNVLPDDVQRFIEAKVVENGGNIS